CAATGACGAGGAGCGCGACCAGTTCATCGAGCAGTTCTGGCTGCGGCGCGACCCCACCCCCGACACGGTGGAGAACGAATTCAAGGAAGAGCACTACCGGCGCATCGCCTACGCCAACGAGCACTACCAGTCCGGGAAGGCCGGCTTCCGCACCGACCGCGGCCGCGTCTACGTGATTTTCGGCCCGCCGGATGAAATTGAATCCCATCCCACCGGCGGCTACTACCAGCGCCCGTCAGAAGAAGGCGGCGGATCCACTTCCACCTATCCCTTTGAGATCTGGCGCTACCGCTACCTGGAGGACATCGGCCAGGAGATCACCATCGAGTTCGTGGACACCTGCATGTGCAGCGACTACCACATGACCATCGATCGCTCGGAGAAGGACGCGCTGCTCAACGTCCCCAACGCCGGCCAGACCTGGTACGAGGAGATGGGGCTGGCCAACAAGGCCGACCGCTTCACCACCGGCGGCATCGAGCGGCTGGGCCAGGGACCGTTCACCAACCATCGCCAGCACGACAACGAGTTCGACCGCCTGGAGATCTACGGCAAGCTCAACCGGGCGCCGTCCATCAAGTTCAAGGACCTGGAAGAGGTGGTCACGCACAAGATTCGCGTGAACCTGATGGCCTTTGACGTGCGCGCCGACTTTGTCCGCGTCACCTCGGATACCGTGCTGGTCCCGGTGACCGTGCAAGTGAAGAACCGCGACATCACCTTCGTCAACAAGGACGGCATCCAGCGCGGCGTGGTCAACATCTACGGGCGGGTCACCACCCTCACCGGGCGCGTCGCCCAGACCTTTGAGGACACGGTGCAGGTGGACGTCCCCGCCGAACTGCTGCCCAAGACCATCGAGAACACCTCCGTCTACTGGAAGGCTATGCCGCTGCGCCCCGGGCGCTACCGCGTGGACCTGGTGGTGAAGGACGTGAACGGAGACCGCGTCGGGACCTGGAGCAAAGGCATCCAGGTACCGGACTACGGGGACGAAAAGCTCGCCTCCTCCACCCTCATCCTGGCCGACCAGATGGAGAAGGTCGCGCCCAAGAACGTGGGCACCGGCAGCTTCGTGATCGGCACCACCAAGGTGCGCCCGCGCCTGGAATCCTCTGACGGCAAGCCTGCCAGCTTCAAGCGCACCCAGAAGCTCAACTTCTGGATGCAGGTGTACAACCTGGGCGTGGATGAGAAAACCAACAAGCCCTCCGCGACCTTCGAATACCAGGTCGTGAACACCGCCAACAACCAGACGGTGGTGACCTCCAGCGAGTCCACCGACCAGATGGGCAACTTGGGCGACCAGGTGACGCTGGAAAAGCAGGTGTCGTTAACTGCCCTCGAACCCGGCACCTATCAGGTCACGGTGAAGGTGAGCGACAACGTCTCCAAGCAGTCCATCGCTCCTTCGGCCAAGTTCGTGGTCGAGTAAGCGGAAAGGACGCAGGCAGTGAGCGCAGGCAAAAAGCTGGGCTGGATGCTGATAACGCTGGCGCTGGCGGTGCCGGCCCTGGCCGCTTCCAAGCCCGGCTCCATCAGCGGGTATGTGAAGAGCTCCCGCGGGACGCCCCAGATGGGGGCCAGCGTCGAGGTGTCCACCACCGGCGGCCTCGAGACCTCCACCGTATTCACCGACGCCCGCGGCTACTACCGCGCCGCTGGCCTGCTGCCCGGCGTGTACTTCGTCAAAGTCACCGCGCCCGCCTTCCTGCCCACCCTGCGAGAGAACGTGGCGCTACGCGCCGGCGCCCACCTGGCCGTCAACCTGACGCTCAACACCCTGTTCGAAGCCATGGAACTGCTGCCCTCCCGCCGCCGCGCGTCGGAAGACGACGACGACTGGAAGTGGACCCTGCGCTCTACCGCCAACCGCCCCATCCTGCGCGTGCTCGATGACGGCCCGCTCGTGGTGGTGGCCAGTTCCTCCCGACAGGAGGACCGCACCCTGAAAGCGCGGGTGGCCTTCCTCGCCGGCTCCGAGAATGAAGGCTTCGGAAGCGCCAGCGACCAGACGGCGGCCTTCAACGTGGAGCGCTCCCTGTTCTCCTCTGCCGCAACCGTTTCTTTTGCCGGCGACATTGGCTACGGCAACGGGTCTCCCAGCACCGTTCTGCGCGCCACCTACTCTCATAAGCTTTCGAACGGCTCCCATCCCGAGCTGGCGGTCACCTTCCGCCGCCTGGCCGCGCCCGCTGCCACTTCCCGCGACGCGGCACTCGAAGCCCTGGCCCTCTCCCTCTCCGACAGCACGACGCTCATGGATTTCGTCGAGTTGAACTACGGCGGCGAGCTGCAGGGCATCCAGTTCCGCGGGCGGATGAACGCCTTCCGGCCCTTCGGTGGCGTGGCGGTGCACCTTTCGCCCAACACCGTGGTGCGCTACCAGTACGCCACCGCCCAGCCCACCACCCGCCTGGCCAAGGGCTTTGACACCGCGCCCGCCGACCTCACCGAGTCTGGTCCGCGGATCACGCTGCTGGGGTCCGAGCCGCGGCTGGAGCGTGCTCGCCACCAGGAGATCTCCCTGTCCCGCCGCCAGGGGAAGAACAGCCTGCAGGTGGCCGTCTACAGCGACCACATCGCGGACACCGCCCTCACCGGCGCCGGCGTCGTCAGCTCCACTTCCGGCGAGTTCCTCCCCGACGTCTATTCCAATACCTTCGCCTTCAATGGCGGCAACCTCGACGCGCGCGGCCTGCGCGTCGTGGCGGAGCGCAAGTTGGGCCCGAACCTCAGCGGCGCACTCAGCTACGCCTACGGCGGCGTGCTGAAGCTGGAAGGCTCGAACCTGTCCTGGGATCAGGTGCATTCGGCGTTGCGCAACCAGTACGCGCACGCCGTCACCGCCAAGATGATGGGCCGGGTGCCGCACGTCGGCACGCGCTGGATCGCCTCCTACCGGTGGACCAGCACACACGCCCTCACCCCGGTGGACCTGTTTGACGCCTCTCCTGGCCAGGCCGATCCCTACTTCAGCTTCTTCATCCGCCAGCCGCTGCCCAAGAGTTCCTCGCTCGGCCACATGGAAGCGCTGATCGACGTGCGCAACCTGCTGGCCGAGGGCTACGTCCCCGTCTTCGGACAGGACGGCCATACCCTCTACCTGATGCAGGCCCCGCGCTCCATCCGCGGCGGCCTCGCCTTCACCTTCTAAAGAATTGTCATCCCGAGCGCGGCGCGAGGGACCTGCTTCTCTTGGTCAGACGCCAGCCCGTTGACGCCGCCCCCTCCTTCGATTAGGCTCCGCCTTCATCATTTCCCAAGAGGGTCGAGCCATGTCGAAACGAACTCATCGCCCTGAATCCTCCAGCGCCATCACCCGGCGTGCCTTCGCGCGCTCCGCCGCGCTGGCCGCGGCCACCATCGCCGTGCTGCCCGCGAACGCCTTCTCGCAGGCCGCCGCGCCGTCTCCGTCGCCCGCCGCCCCGTCGCCACCCGAAGGTTCAGCTCCGCCCAAGCTCTCCGCCGCCAGCCAGGCCGAGGTCGAGGCCCGCGTCCAAGGCGTGATGCGCCAGTTCGGCGACCGCCTCTCCGGCGCGCAGAAGGCCGAGGTCCGCCGCCTCATCACCCTGGGCCAGGAGGGGGTGGAGAGCCTGCGCGCCTTTCCCCTCTCCATCTCCGACGAGCCCGCCACCGTCCTCAAACTGCGCAGGGGAGGGAAGCGCTAGCCATGGCCTCCCCCAACGCACTCCATTCAGATGACGCACTCTATTCAGATGACATCCTTTATCTGTCCGTCCGCGAATTGGGCCAGCGCATCCGGGCGCGCAAGCTTTCCCCGGTGAAGCTGGCGGAAAGTTATCTCGAACGCAGCCAGACGCTGGGCGCGAAGCTCAACGCCTACGCCACCCTGACCCCGGAAATCACGCTCAAGGAAGCGGCCGCGA
Above is a window of Terriglobales bacterium DNA encoding:
- a CDS encoding GWxTD domain-containing protein, with the protein product NDEERDQFIEQFWLRRDPTPDTVENEFKEEHYRRIAYANEHYQSGKAGFRTDRGRVYVIFGPPDEIESHPTGGYYQRPSEEGGGSTSTYPFEIWRYRYLEDIGQEITIEFVDTCMCSDYHMTIDRSEKDALLNVPNAGQTWYEEMGLANKADRFTTGGIERLGQGPFTNHRQHDNEFDRLEIYGKLNRAPSIKFKDLEEVVTHKIRVNLMAFDVRADFVRVTSDTVLVPVTVQVKNRDITFVNKDGIQRGVVNIYGRVTTLTGRVAQTFEDTVQVDVPAELLPKTIENTSVYWKAMPLRPGRYRVDLVVKDVNGDRVGTWSKGIQVPDYGDEKLASSTLILADQMEKVAPKNVGTGSFVIGTTKVRPRLESSDGKPASFKRTQKLNFWMQVYNLGVDEKTNKPSATFEYQVVNTANNQTVVTSSESTDQMGNLGDQVTLEKQVSLTALEPGTYQVTVKVSDNVSKQSIAPSAKFVVE
- a CDS encoding TonB-dependent receptor; the encoded protein is MSAGKKLGWMLITLALAVPALAASKPGSISGYVKSSRGTPQMGASVEVSTTGGLETSTVFTDARGYYRAAGLLPGVYFVKVTAPAFLPTLRENVALRAGAHLAVNLTLNTLFEAMELLPSRRRASEDDDDWKWTLRSTANRPILRVLDDGPLVVVASSSRQEDRTLKARVAFLAGSENEGFGSASDQTAAFNVERSLFSSAATVSFAGDIGYGNGSPSTVLRATYSHKLSNGSHPELAVTFRRLAAPAATSRDAALEALALSLSDSTTLMDFVELNYGGELQGIQFRGRMNAFRPFGGVAVHLSPNTVVRYQYATAQPTTRLAKGFDTAPADLTESGPRITLLGSEPRLERARHQEISLSRRQGKNSLQVAVYSDHIADTALTGAGVVSSTSGEFLPDVYSNTFAFNGGNLDARGLRVVAERKLGPNLSGALSYAYGGVLKLEGSNLSWDQVHSALRNQYAHAVTAKMMGRVPHVGTRWIASYRWTSTHALTPVDLFDASPGQADPYFSFFIRQPLPKSSSLGHMEALIDVRNLLAEGYVPVFGQDGHTLYLMQAPRSIRGGLAFTF